A portion of the Thermovirga sp. genome contains these proteins:
- a CDS encoding DNA-protecting protein DprA, which yields RSGAVLTARLALEVGREVWAVPGRITDSVCRGSNALISDGAMPLADIGEFAALVSGRQGELFPPIQGQGAPANFLLAPDETEVLRILGEKGDLTVDNIATEGKMSAAAVLRALGALSAYGLAVSSGPGRWSARVRTRS from the coding sequence AAAGGAGCGGCGCGGTCCTGACCGCCCGTCTCGCCCTCGAGGTCGGCCGGGAAGTGTGGGCCGTGCCGGGGCGGATAACGGACAGCGTCTGTCGAGGTTCCAACGCCCTCATATCCGACGGGGCAATGCCCCTGGCGGACATCGGGGAGTTCGCCGCCCTTGTTTCGGGAAGACAGGGTGAACTATTCCCCCCCATACAAGGGCAAGGCGCTCCAGCCAACTTCCTCCTCGCGCCCGACGAGACCGAGGTGCTGCGCATCCTGGGCGAAAAGGGCGACCTGACGGTTGACAACATAGCGACGGAAGGTAAAATGAGCGCCGCTGCCGTCCTGAGGGCCCTTGGAGCGCTTTCAGCCTATGGCCTTGCCGTCTCCAGCGGCCCGGGAAGGTGGAGCGCGAGGGTCCGGACCAGGTCCTGA